In Paenibacillus larvae subsp. larvae, the following proteins share a genomic window:
- the rluF gene encoding 23S rRNA pseudouridine(2604) synthase RluF has product MRINKFISETGVCSRREADKWIAANRVTINGVPAELGSTVEEGDEIRVDGKPLGEKKKGVYIALNKPVGITCTTEKHVKGNIIDFVNHPERIFPIGRLDKDSQGLILLTNDGDIVNQILRAENNHEKEYVVRVNKPVTDEFVKGMAGGVRILGTKTKPCKVTRINDHVFRIILTQGLNRQIRRMCEVFGYQVVQLERVRIMNIHLDKPKLRLGEWRDLAREELRELLVRVKYDHDPKSGKHVRHTVSSRS; this is encoded by the coding sequence ATGAGGATTAACAAATTTATAAGTGAGACAGGAGTTTGTTCCAGGAGAGAAGCGGATAAATGGATAGCCGCAAACCGTGTAACCATTAATGGGGTACCGGCGGAACTGGGGAGCACGGTTGAAGAAGGGGATGAAATCCGCGTGGACGGCAAACCCCTTGGCGAGAAGAAAAAAGGAGTGTATATTGCCTTAAATAAGCCCGTAGGCATAACATGTACGACAGAAAAACATGTCAAAGGAAACATTATCGATTTTGTGAACCATCCCGAAAGAATCTTCCCTATCGGAAGATTGGATAAAGATTCACAGGGGCTTATATTACTTACCAATGACGGGGATATTGTAAATCAGATCCTGCGGGCCGAAAACAACCATGAAAAAGAATATGTAGTTCGTGTCAATAAGCCTGTGACGGATGAGTTCGTGAAAGGCATGGCAGGCGGAGTCCGTATTTTGGGGACTAAAACAAAACCGTGCAAGGTAACCCGGATAAATGACCATGTATTCCGCATTATCCTTACCCAGGGGCTGAACCGTCAGATTCGCCGGATGTGTGAAGTATTCGGTTATCAGGTCGTACAGCTGGAGCGTGTGCGAATAATGAACATTCATTTGGACAAGCCTAAGCTGCGCCTTGGCGAGTGGAGGGACCTTGCCCGTGAGGAGCTCCGGGAGCTTCTTGTCAGAGTTAAATATGATCATGATCCAAAGAGTGGTAAACATGTTCGCCATACTGTATCCTCTAGGTCGTGA
- a CDS encoding type I phosphomannose isomerase catalytic subunit — protein MKPYPLKFKPDFKERVWGGRALEQFGLELPEGHIGEGWMIADHPNGTSTVINGEFAGKGLDEVRESYGEILFGTKGFSQKTGRFPLLVKLLDCNDDLSVQVHPSDDYEKLAKGELGKTEMWYVLDAKPGAKIIYGLKEGVDREQLKKAIEEDRILDSLQEVSVQAGDSFYIPAGTVHALGAGVLVAEIQQNSDTTYRLYDYNRPGLDGKPRELHIEDSLNMAAYEGAGATQMKTDLKQDQEWLTIAESPYFLVQKGRVNGKWELSTNAESFVLFVIAEGSGYISWADGSIDAKRGDCFLLPATLGKYSLDGHMTVLRSFVP, from the coding sequence TTGAAACCATACCCTCTAAAATTCAAACCGGACTTTAAAGAACGTGTTTGGGGAGGCAGAGCGCTGGAGCAATTCGGACTGGAGCTTCCCGAAGGACATATTGGTGAAGGGTGGATGATTGCTGACCATCCCAACGGCACTTCTACTGTAATAAACGGGGAGTTTGCCGGGAAAGGATTGGACGAAGTTCGTGAATCTTACGGTGAAATCCTTTTTGGTACCAAGGGCTTTTCCCAAAAAACAGGGCGTTTCCCTCTTCTGGTAAAGCTCCTGGATTGCAATGATGACTTATCCGTTCAGGTTCATCCTAGTGATGATTATGAGAAATTGGCAAAGGGAGAGCTTGGCAAAACCGAAATGTGGTATGTGCTGGATGCAAAGCCCGGAGCCAAAATCATCTACGGCCTCAAGGAAGGCGTTGATCGCGAACAATTAAAAAAGGCAATTGAAGAAGACCGCATTCTGGATTCTTTGCAAGAAGTTTCCGTTCAGGCCGGCGATTCCTTCTACATTCCGGCCGGAACCGTACATGCCCTTGGAGCAGGTGTACTGGTAGCGGAGATCCAACAAAATTCGGATACTACTTACCGGCTGTATGATTATAACCGTCCAGGCCTTGATGGCAAGCCAAGAGAGCTTCATATTGAAGATTCCCTCAATATGGCAGCATATGAAGGTGCCGGAGCAACTCAGATGAAAACGGATCTGAAGCAGGATCAGGAATGGCTGACCATTGCCGAATCCCCTTACTTCCTGGTCCAAAAGGGAAGAGTAAACGGCAAGTGGGAACTGAGTACAAACGCGGAAAGTTTTGTTCTCTTTGTAATTGCCGAAGGCAGCGGCTATATCTCCTGGGCAGACGGTTCCATTGATGCTAAGCGCGGGGATTGTTTCCTTCTGCCGGCTACACTCGGTAAATACTCTCTGGACGGCCATATGACGGTTCTTCGCAGTTTTGTACCTTAA
- a CDS encoding L,D-transpeptidase encodes MKHTRRIVLLMIAALLPVSLMAACSQLIYKTEKASSEKSKSIEKTETLSTETPKNVRTKTEKKEIDWTKPSGGEYPDIKNKDSIWIDVSTQKQEAYIKNGSKIIYTMLISSGLDQTKGNSTPKGTYYVEPERGEWFFSQRYQEGGEYWVSWKNHGEFLFHSVPMTKDKKVIEKEAKKLGTKASHGCIRLAIPDAKWIYENIPKKTKVVIS; translated from the coding sequence ATGAAGCACACACGGCGAATTGTATTATTGATGATAGCTGCTCTATTGCCCGTTAGTCTGATGGCAGCTTGTTCACAATTAATATATAAAACGGAAAAGGCCAGCTCTGAAAAAAGCAAGTCTATTGAAAAGACGGAAACCTTATCAACAGAAACACCTAAGAACGTAAGAACAAAAACGGAGAAAAAAGAAATAGATTGGACAAAACCCTCAGGCGGAGAATATCCTGACATTAAAAATAAGGACTCCATCTGGATTGATGTGTCTACACAAAAACAGGAGGCATATATAAAAAATGGAAGCAAAATAATATACACTATGCTTATTTCGTCAGGCCTCGATCAAACAAAGGGTAATTCAACGCCAAAGGGTACATACTATGTAGAACCTGAACGAGGTGAATGGTTTTTCTCCCAAAGATATCAGGAAGGCGGAGAATATTGGGTTTCATGGAAGAATCACGGAGAATTCCTGTTTCACAGCGTACCCATGACCAAGGATAAGAAAGTTATTGAAAAGGAAGCAAAAAAATTAGGAACAAAAGCGTCACACGGGTGTATCAGGCTTGCTATTCCCGATGCAAAATGGATTTATGAAAACATACCTAAAAAAACCAAAGTGGTGATCAGTTAA
- a CDS encoding TIGR01212 family radical SAM protein (This family includes YhcC from E. coli K-12, an uncharacterized radical SAM protein.) → MQSAAETSPLMWGDKRFHTWNYEMRSQFRTKVFKVMLDAGFTCPNRDGTIASGGCTFCSARGSGDFAGSRRDDHVTQFNTIRDLQHKKWPDAKYIGYFQAYTNTYAPVEVLREYYEVILEQPGVVGLSIATRPDCLPDDVVEYLAELNKRTYLWVELGLQTVHESTSDLINRAHDTQCYLNAVGKLRRHNIRICSHIIYGLPGETHEMMMDTCRAAAAMDVQGIKIHLLHLMRKTSMVRQYKEGLVKFLEKDEYVKLIVDSLEILPPEMIVHRLTGDAPRDLLVGPMWSLKKWEVLNAIDAELIRRNTWQGKYYQK, encoded by the coding sequence ATGCAGTCAGCAGCCGAAACCTCCCCGCTGATGTGGGGAGATAAACGTTTTCATACATGGAATTACGAAATGCGCAGCCAATTCCGGACGAAAGTATTCAAAGTCATGCTTGATGCCGGCTTTACTTGTCCAAACCGGGACGGGACTATTGCCTCAGGAGGATGTACGTTCTGCAGTGCCCGGGGTTCAGGAGATTTCGCGGGCAGCAGGCGGGACGATCATGTTACGCAATTTAATACCATCCGCGACCTGCAGCATAAAAAATGGCCGGATGCCAAATATATCGGGTATTTCCAAGCTTATACCAATACCTATGCCCCAGTTGAAGTACTTCGTGAATATTATGAGGTTATTTTGGAGCAGCCAGGGGTTGTGGGGCTTTCCATCGCTACCCGCCCTGATTGTTTACCTGACGATGTAGTTGAATATTTGGCAGAACTGAACAAGAGGACTTATTTATGGGTGGAACTAGGACTCCAAACGGTTCATGAATCCACATCCGATCTGATAAACCGGGCACATGATACCCAGTGCTACCTCAATGCAGTTGGAAAATTACGGAGACATAATATCCGTATCTGTTCCCACATTATTTACGGACTACCGGGCGAAACACATGAGATGATGATGGATACATGCCGGGCTGCAGCTGCGATGGATGTACAGGGCATCAAAATTCATCTCCTCCACCTGATGCGTAAGACTTCCATGGTCAGGCAATATAAAGAAGGGCTCGTGAAATTCCTGGAGAAGGATGAATACGTCAAGCTGATCGTAGATTCTCTGGAAATCCTTCCTCCCGAAATGATCGTTCACCGCCTTACCGGGGATGCTCCGCGGGATCTGCTGGTCGGCCCTATGTGGAGCCTTAAAAAGTGGGAAGTACTCAATGCCATTGACGCAGAACTTATAAGACGAAATACATGGCAGGGTAAATATTACCAAAAGTAA
- the rlmD gene encoding 23S rRNA (uracil(1939)-C(5))-methyltransferase RlmD has translation MLNIYVHFHMQEGTKMKENLEYNQQKEQTNSKKRDKKWINPQNHVKSGDFPGNKRKNHDKRKIRKKKDDRPNRSVRTVSSAEDVRPGDRIVVTIKRIGINGEGVGYYKRKAVFIPGAITGEVVKAQVTKVQSGYLEAKPSEIEKSSPDRQIPPCPVFDQCGGCQLQHMTYSSQLAAKEEIVRESFRRYLGDNAGILIRPIRGMDHPWDYRNKAQLQTEVRDSRVITGLYTPGTHHLVDISGCLVQDPVINHVMQVMKEIVSELDIPVYNEKKRSGVLRTIVARVARSTGKVQLTLITATPFLPKHEKLVSAVHQRMPEVAEIAHNVNPDDTPLVFGERTVHLSGEDRLEETLGPLRFELSPRAFFQLNPSQTVHLYDYVKEAAALTGDELVVDAYCGTGTIGLWLAPLACEVRGIEIIDDAVQDARRNAERSGLGNARFYTGRAEKLLPQWVREGVRPDVVVVDPPRTGCDAALLRAILAAKPPRLVYVSCNPSTLAKDCRTLLGGGYSAEWVQPVDMFPQTAHVECVIRIQRIDT, from the coding sequence ATGCTGAACATATATGTCCATTTTCATATGCAGGAAGGAACAAAGATGAAGGAAAATCTGGAATACAATCAACAAAAAGAGCAAACAAATTCTAAAAAACGGGATAAAAAGTGGATAAATCCACAAAATCATGTAAAAAGTGGGGATTTCCCGGGGAATAAAAGAAAAAACCACGACAAACGGAAGATTCGGAAAAAGAAAGATGACCGTCCAAACAGATCCGTCCGTACAGTTTCTTCCGCTGAAGATGTCCGGCCCGGGGATCGCATTGTGGTGACTATTAAACGGATCGGTATAAATGGAGAGGGGGTTGGGTATTACAAGCGAAAAGCTGTTTTTATTCCGGGAGCGATCACAGGGGAAGTAGTCAAAGCCCAGGTGACTAAAGTACAGTCTGGCTATTTGGAAGCGAAGCCTTCAGAAATCGAGAAATCTTCTCCCGACCGCCAGATACCTCCTTGTCCTGTTTTTGACCAGTGCGGAGGCTGTCAACTGCAGCATATGACCTACAGCAGCCAGCTTGCGGCTAAGGAAGAAATCGTCCGTGAGTCATTCCGGAGATATTTGGGGGATAATGCCGGCATCCTTATCCGTCCCATCCGGGGAATGGATCATCCCTGGGATTACCGTAATAAGGCCCAACTCCAGACAGAAGTCCGGGACAGCCGGGTGATAACCGGCTTATATACTCCCGGTACTCATCATCTGGTCGATATTTCCGGATGCCTGGTGCAGGACCCGGTCATTAATCATGTCATGCAGGTCATGAAAGAGATTGTCTCTGAACTTGACATTCCTGTGTATAACGAAAAAAAACGCAGCGGTGTGCTGCGTACAATCGTAGCGCGTGTGGCCAGAAGCACCGGAAAAGTACAGCTCACCTTAATCACCGCTACCCCCTTTCTGCCTAAACATGAGAAACTCGTTTCGGCCGTGCATCAGCGTATGCCGGAGGTGGCGGAGATCGCCCACAATGTGAATCCGGACGATACTCCGCTGGTATTTGGAGAGCGGACAGTACATCTCTCGGGTGAAGACCGTCTGGAGGAAACGCTGGGTCCGCTCCGCTTTGAACTGTCGCCGCGTGCCTTCTTTCAGCTGAACCCTTCCCAGACGGTTCATCTGTATGACTATGTCAAGGAGGCGGCGGCCCTTACCGGCGACGAACTCGTCGTCGACGCCTACTGCGGCACAGGCACGATCGGCCTGTGGCTGGCGCCTTTGGCGTGCGAAGTGCGCGGCATCGAGATCATCGATGATGCCGTGCAGGACGCGCGCCGCAACGCGGAGCGAAGCGGGCTTGGCAATGCCCGCTTCTATACGGGCCGTGCAGAGAAGCTGCTCCCGCAGTGGGTCCGGGAGGGCGTTCGACCCGACGTAGTCGTGGTCGATCCGCCCCGGACCGGCTGCGATGCAGCGCTGCTGCGCGCGATCCTGGCCGCGAAGCCGCCGCGGCTGGTGTATGTGTCCTGCAACCCTTCAACTCTGGCGAAGGATTGCAGGACCTTGCTCGGCGGCGGCTACAGCGCCGAGTGGGTGCAGCCCGTCGACATGTTTCCCCAGACGGCGCATGTAGAGTGCGTAATAAGAATACAGCGAATCGATACCTAG
- a CDS encoding WGxxGxxG family protein — MRMKKLRSIALTAALVSSLAVGGAASANTAASSGNVSATPKPTPSTVGGYTTNGYNYMTNPNQYPSGGPYTNYVTGQGTPNVRTGIYGGYTGTTGGVNGTSNMMDRASTTGYTPKGVNANTYRPYTTNGTRTNTANYGWLGLLGLFGLAGFGGRNRERTRK, encoded by the coding sequence ATGAGAATGAAGAAACTTCGTTCCATTGCACTGACAGCTGCTTTGGTATCCTCACTTGCCGTAGGAGGTGCGGCATCTGCTAACACTGCAGCCTCTTCAGGCAACGTGTCTGCTACTCCTAAGCCGACTCCTAGTACAGTAGGAGGATACACGACAAACGGATACAATTACATGACGAATCCAAACCAGTATCCGAGTGGCGGACCTTATACAAATTATGTTACGGGTCAAGGAACTCCGAACGTGAGAACAGGTATTTATGGCGGGTACACGGGAACTACCGGCGGTGTAAACGGGACATCCAATATGATGGACCGCGCCAGTACGACAGGGTATACTCCCAAGGGAGTCAATGCCAATACGTACAGACCATACACAACAAACGGAACAAGAACGAACACTGCTAACTATGGATGGTTGGGATTGCTTGGGCTTTTCGGTTTAGCCGGGTTTGGTGGTCGCAATAGGGAACGTACCCGCAAATAG
- a CDS encoding DUF4240 domain-containing protein has translation METVLIYQDEKSNEFWKIDVVGNSYSITSGKIGTQGSIQFKIFESPEECAKEAEQLIRTKLEEGYWQVEGSENLIRPHAMNEEEFWKLLETAKTMGIDMEEQVEWLIRTLSGRSVREIVEFDVWLHSFHYASCQSSLWAAAYIILGGCSDDSFDYFRAWLIYAGKEVYNRALQDPESLIPVLEKLEDYEYPEYEDLLYAASDAYQEKTGRNDDDYQELFEQITGGLLDYPEIELDWEQDDEEHLRNRFPKLWERYGEYPMG, from the coding sequence ATGGAAACGGTTTTGATTTACCAAGATGAAAAATCTAATGAATTTTGGAAAATAGATGTTGTGGGAAACAGTTACTCTATCACCTCCGGAAAAATAGGTACCCAGGGCTCTATCCAGTTTAAAATATTTGAGTCCCCGGAGGAATGTGCCAAGGAGGCCGAGCAGCTGATCAGGACCAAGCTTGAAGAAGGTTATTGGCAGGTGGAAGGGTCCGAAAATCTGATTCGCCCTCATGCCATGAACGAAGAAGAATTTTGGAAGCTGCTTGAAACGGCGAAAACGATGGGCATTGATATGGAAGAACAAGTGGAATGGCTGATCCGTACTTTATCGGGCAGATCGGTTAGAGAAATTGTAGAGTTTGATGTATGGCTTCATTCGTTTCATTATGCTTCCTGTCAGTCTTCATTATGGGCCGCAGCTTATATTATTTTGGGCGGCTGTTCCGATGATAGCTTTGATTATTTTAGAGCCTGGCTGATCTATGCGGGCAAAGAGGTATACAACAGGGCTTTGCAGGACCCGGAAAGCCTGATCCCGGTACTTGAAAAGCTTGAAGATTACGAATATCCCGAATATGAAGATCTATTGTATGCGGCTTCGGATGCCTATCAGGAAAAGACAGGGCGTAACGATGATGATTACCAGGAGTTGTTTGAGCAGATTACAGGCGGATTATTAGATTATCCCGAAATTGAGCTGGATTGGGAGCAAGACGATGAGGAACACCTCCGCAACAGATTTCCGAAGCTTTGGGAGCGTTATGGCGAATATCCTATGGGGTAG
- the trmB gene encoding tRNA (guanosine(46)-N7)-methyltransferase TrmB — MRLRGRKGIRESLEKQPELVVLEPKSLKGKWSEIFGNNNPVHVELGMGKGQFISKMSKKNPDINFIGVDMYDELLRRASEKARHIHFGEEGEGKEKHIRNLKLALFNIEQIEDVFDEGEIERIYLNFSDPWPKKRHARRRLTHKGFLNKYRRILNNRGEIHQKSDSLSLFEFSLNSFADEGMRLRNISLNLHAEGPHPDHVMTEYESKFHDKGMNIYRTEVLIGSVVLHEHEQALQEKKQS; from the coding sequence ATGAGACTAAGAGGAAGAAAAGGGATTCGTGAATCCCTGGAAAAGCAACCGGAACTTGTGGTGCTGGAACCTAAATCTTTAAAGGGAAAATGGTCTGAAATATTCGGTAATAATAATCCTGTTCATGTAGAACTTGGAATGGGAAAAGGACAATTTATCAGTAAGATGAGCAAAAAGAACCCGGACATCAATTTTATCGGAGTTGACATGTATGACGAGCTTTTGCGAAGAGCAAGCGAAAAAGCAAGGCATATTCATTTCGGGGAAGAAGGGGAAGGTAAAGAAAAGCATATCCGCAATCTGAAATTGGCATTATTCAACATTGAACAAATTGAGGATGTGTTTGATGAGGGGGAAATTGAACGAATTTACCTTAATTTCAGTGATCCGTGGCCAAAAAAACGCCATGCCCGCCGCCGTCTGACCCATAAAGGGTTTCTGAACAAGTACCGGCGGATCTTGAATAATCGCGGAGAGATTCACCAAAAGTCAGATTCGCTGTCTTTATTTGAGTTTTCCCTAAATTCGTTTGCGGATGAAGGGATGAGATTGCGGAATATTTCCCTGAATCTGCATGCGGAAGGGCCCCATCCTGATCACGTTATGACTGAATATGAGTCCAAGTTTCATGATAAAGGGATGAACATTTACCGTACTGAGGTATTAATCGGCTCTGTCGTTTTACATGAACACGAACAAGCACTTCAAGAGAAAAAGCAGTCCTAG
- a CDS encoding DeoR/GlpR family DNA-binding transcription regulator, with the protein MMFEQERKQKLAEKERIAAQAADMIEEGNTLLLDAGTTTFYLAKKLKKFGHLRVITNSLLILNELKDSRNIELTLAGGIFRPETQAFIGPMAEECLDMVRVDLAFLGANGLDLEEGLTTPNLLEAAMKRKMIRIAKQVTVLADHSKIGKVSYGKVVGLTDVDSFILDTGVPEEFVSALNQRGIQVTLA; encoded by the coding sequence ATGATGTTTGAGCAAGAAAGAAAACAAAAGCTTGCGGAGAAAGAGCGGATAGCCGCCCAGGCAGCAGACATGATTGAAGAAGGAAACACCCTATTGCTTGATGCAGGTACAACCACCTTCTATTTGGCCAAAAAATTGAAAAAGTTTGGCCATCTGCGGGTAATTACCAACTCCCTCCTGATACTCAATGAATTGAAAGATTCCCGGAATATCGAACTGACGCTTGCCGGCGGGATATTCAGGCCTGAAACACAAGCATTCATTGGCCCAATGGCGGAGGAGTGTCTGGATATGGTCCGGGTGGATCTTGCCTTTTTAGGTGCCAACGGTTTGGATTTGGAGGAAGGCTTAACTACCCCGAATCTGCTGGAAGCCGCAATGAAACGCAAAATGATACGGATTGCCAAACAAGTGACTGTGCTGGCAGACCATAGCAAAATCGGGAAGGTCTCTTATGGCAAAGTGGTCGGCCTTACTGATGTGGATTCCTTTATTTTGGATACGGGGGTACCGGAAGAGTTTGTATCTGCCTTGAACCAGAGGGGAATTCAAGTAACATTAGCGTGA
- the pfkB gene encoding 1-phosphofructokinase, with protein sequence MNIITVTLNPALDKTVMIEQLKPGGLNRVEEIRMDPGGKGINVAKVLKSFPVNVLATGINGGYAGRQLLDHLERLQISHRFSTSGGETRTNLKIVDRKTEVTTEINEKGTEVSAETIRHFRREFTGLLDEASLLVIGGSLPPGISPQFYAEIIREAEKKGVQTVLDADGEAFRAGLEASPSVVKPNIHELEQYLERALNDEDQVVDACRELLAKGISWVIVSMGGEGAILVSEDEVIRGRPFPIRPVSTVGAGDSMVAAIAFCLLENKNLEETARWATAAGTITASKPGTGVCRYQEVQEHLALVQTERWT encoded by the coding sequence ATGAACATTATTACGGTTACATTGAATCCGGCTTTGGACAAGACAGTTATGATCGAACAATTGAAACCGGGAGGCTTAAACCGTGTGGAAGAAATCCGGATGGACCCCGGGGGCAAAGGAATTAACGTAGCCAAAGTATTGAAAAGCTTTCCTGTTAATGTTCTGGCAACAGGTATCAATGGAGGCTATGCGGGGCGACAACTGCTGGATCATTTGGAACGGCTTCAAATTTCACACCGGTTCTCAACTTCCGGAGGGGAGACGAGAACGAATCTGAAAATTGTTGACCGTAAAACGGAGGTTACTACCGAGATTAATGAAAAAGGAACGGAAGTTTCGGCAGAGACGATCCGGCATTTTCGCAGAGAGTTTACCGGTCTGCTGGATGAAGCATCTTTACTGGTGATAGGAGGAAGTCTCCCGCCGGGAATATCGCCGCAGTTCTATGCTGAGATCATTCGGGAGGCCGAAAAAAAAGGTGTACAGACTGTACTGGATGCTGACGGAGAGGCCTTCAGAGCGGGTCTGGAAGCCTCTCCTTCTGTCGTAAAGCCCAATATTCATGAATTGGAACAGTATTTAGAAAGGGCTCTAAACGATGAAGATCAGGTGGTTGATGCTTGCCGTGAACTGCTTGCCAAGGGAATTTCTTGGGTAATTGTCTCCATGGGAGGAGAAGGCGCTATTCTCGTCAGTGAAGATGAAGTCATCCGGGGGAGGCCTTTTCCAATCCGCCCCGTCAGTACGGTAGGGGCTGGAGACTCCATGGTGGCGGCCATTGCATTCTGTTTACTTGAAAACAAAAACCTGGAAGAAACCGCACGGTGGGCTACCGCAGCGGGAACCATTACTGCTTCAAAACCCGGAACCGGCGTTTGCCGTTACCAGGAGGTTCAGGAGCATCTGGCATTGGTACAGACTGAAAGATGGACATGA
- a CDS encoding aminopeptidase — protein sequence MKTFDQNLEKYAELIVKVGVNVQPGQEVFVVANTEMTTLARLIARKAYEAGSANVQVDWSDEALTRLKYEHAPDELFTRFPEWEVAKRDAFLDKGAAFISISSPNPDLLKDIDPKRIGNYQKTAGKALERFRRYMQSNKVSWTVVAAATKDWAVKVYPDAGPEEAVSKLWEAIFKAVRLHAEDPVQAWKEHDATLHEKVKILNSKKFHKLHYIAPGTDLTIELPENHLWVGAGSINEKGIPFMANMPTEEVFTAPHKHGTNGYVSSTKPLNYGGNVIDRFKLTFENGRIVKVEAEQGQEILQQLVDSDEGSHYLGEVALVPHESPISQSNTLFFNTLFDENASNHLAIGSAYAFNLAGGQSMSKEELEQKGLNHSLTHVDFMIGSAEMDIDGIQEDGTVVPVFRKGNWAI from the coding sequence TTGAAAACATTCGATCAAAATTTGGAGAAATATGCGGAACTGATTGTGAAGGTAGGGGTCAATGTTCAACCAGGGCAAGAAGTTTTTGTGGTTGCTAACACGGAAATGACCACTCTGGCCCGTCTTATTGCCCGAAAGGCCTATGAAGCAGGCTCAGCTAATGTTCAAGTGGACTGGAGCGATGAAGCCTTAACGCGGTTAAAGTATGAACATGCCCCGGACGAACTGTTCACCCGGTTTCCTGAATGGGAAGTTGCAAAAAGAGATGCCTTCCTGGATAAAGGAGCCGCTTTTATTTCCATCTCCTCTCCGAACCCGGATTTGCTTAAAGACATAGATCCGAAACGGATCGGAAATTACCAGAAAACAGCCGGAAAGGCACTGGAAAGATTTCGCAGATACATGCAGTCCAACAAAGTCAGCTGGACAGTCGTGGCAGCCGCAACCAAAGACTGGGCGGTTAAAGTATACCCTGATGCAGGTCCGGAAGAAGCGGTCTCTAAGTTGTGGGAAGCCATATTCAAAGCAGTGCGTCTGCACGCAGAAGATCCGGTACAGGCCTGGAAAGAACATGACGCGACCCTGCACGAAAAAGTGAAAATCCTAAACAGCAAGAAGTTCCATAAACTACACTACATAGCACCCGGTACAGATTTAACAATTGAACTTCCGGAAAATCACCTTTGGGTCGGAGCGGGCAGTATCAATGAGAAAGGAATTCCTTTTATGGCGAATATGCCAACAGAAGAAGTCTTTACGGCTCCTCATAAACATGGGACAAACGGCTATGTTTCAAGCACCAAACCCCTTAATTACGGGGGAAATGTGATCGACCGGTTTAAGTTGACCTTTGAGAACGGCCGTATTGTGAAAGTGGAAGCAGAACAGGGACAAGAAATTCTGCAGCAGCTGGTTGATTCGGACGAAGGCTCTCATTATTTAGGAGAAGTGGCTCTCGTTCCACATGAATCTCCCATTTCCCAATCCAATACATTGTTTTTTAATACCTTATTTGACGAAAATGCATCAAACCACCTGGCCATTGGGAGTGCTTATGCCTTTAATTTGGCCGGTGGTCAATCCATGTCCAAGGAAGAATTAGAACAAAAAGGATTGAACCACAGTCTGACACATGTAGATTTTATGATCGGATCTGCTGAGATGGATATCGACGGTATACAGGAAGATGGGACGGTAGTTCCTGTATTCCGTAAAGGAAACTGGGCCATTTAA
- a CDS encoding class I SAM-dependent methyltransferase, translating to MGFVSVLSYAHQLIRQKVQPGESVIDATAGNGVDTLFLASLVGPSGKVYGFDIQKEAIRHTRDRLAQELPSSALYVTLIQDSHHRLTDYLPEQEQGKIAAAMFNLGYLPGAETRTITRPDTTLPALEAALASLRRGGILTVVLYPGHEGGREEADKVTRWAAELPQNLCQVLEYRFLNRRSGSPYLLALEKTAKMI from the coding sequence ATGGGATTTGTTTCTGTACTTAGTTACGCACATCAGTTAATCCGGCAAAAAGTACAGCCGGGTGAATCCGTAATAGACGCAACAGCAGGTAACGGGGTAGATACATTGTTTCTGGCGAGCCTAGTCGGGCCCTCCGGAAAAGTATACGGCTTTGATATTCAAAAGGAGGCTATCCGGCATACCCGGGACCGCTTAGCACAAGAGCTTCCTTCATCAGCTCTTTATGTTACCCTGATTCAGGATAGCCATCATCGTCTGACCGATTACTTACCCGAGCAAGAACAAGGCAAGATTGCTGCAGCCATGTTCAACCTGGGATATCTGCCGGGAGCCGAAACCCGGACGATAACCCGCCCGGATACTACCCTTCCCGCTCTGGAAGCGGCTCTTGCCTCACTTCGGAGGGGAGGTATCCTTACTGTGGTTCTTTATCCCGGGCACGAAGGCGGACGGGAGGAAGCGGATAAGGTAACCCGATGGGCAGCAGAGCTCCCGCAGAACTTATGCCAGGTACTTGAATACCGGTTCCTGAACCGCAGAAGCGGCTCACCCTACCTCCTGGCTTTAGAAAAAACCGCCAAAATGATATAA